A DNA window from Hordeum vulgare subsp. vulgare chromosome 1H, MorexV3_pseudomolecules_assembly, whole genome shotgun sequence contains the following coding sequences:
- the LOC123439357 gene encoding phosphatidylglycerophosphate phosphatase PTPMT1-like: MRIEELPGDSGGGGGGGGAGELQLRGEDGGADGRELKLLGEDGGVAAAGEEEKGEGAARTIVQAAFDAKRAAVGVGARMLFYPTLVYNVVRNQCESHFHWWDQVDEHVLLGAVPFPSDVLRLQKLGVCGVVTLNESYERLVSKSLYEAHGIENLVLPTRDYLYAPSFDNLCKAADFIHRNASCGKLTYVHCKAGRGRSTTVVLCYLVQYKQMTPAGAFEHVRSCRPRVLLASAQWKAVQEFYQLRVKKVQGTNCVDSPIIKKEVPSPSPVFLATRNLITFDEKTFVMVSESDLEGYNADGLAVNVGSGLWEISLVYRVQFASQAAFAGFSYLWLQCRAQKDKEALAESVGSESCSLEAEQPANGHHCLLQGVVVNP; this comes from the exons ATGCGAATCGAGGAGCTTCCCGGCGATTCGGGCggcgggggtggtggcggaggggcggggGAGCTGCAGCTGCGTGGTGAGGATGGCGGCGCCGACGGTCGGGAGCTGAAGCTGCTTGGCGAGGATGGCGGTGTCGCCGcggcgggggaggaggagaagggggagggtGCGGCTAGGACGATCGTGCAGGCGGCTTTCGATGCGAAGcgggcggcggtgggcgtcggcgCCCGGATGCTCTTCTACCCGACGCTGGTGTACAACGTCGTCAGGAACCAATGCGAGTCTCACTTCCACTGGTGGGATCAGGTCGACGAG CATGTGCTGCTGGGTGCTGTTCCATTCCCGAGCGATGTTTTGCGGCTGCAGAAGCTCGGAGTTTGTGGTGTGGTCACACTAAACGAATCATATGAGAGGCTTGTTTCCAAGTCACTGTATGAG GCTCATGGAATTGAAAACCTGGTGCTACCAACTAGAGATTACCTTTATGCGCCGTCATTTGACAACCTTTGCAAGGCTGCTGACTTCATCCACA GAAATGCTTCATGTGGTAAGCTGACTTATGTGCACTGCAAAGCTGGACGGGGACGTAGCACCACCGTTGTTCTTTGCTACTTG GTGCAATACAAACAAATGACGCCTGCTGGAGCTTTTGAACATGTTCGGTCATGCAGGCCAAGGGTGTTATTGGCGTCGGCACAATGGAAA GCTGTCCAGGAATTCTACCAGCTTAGAGTGAAGAAAGTTCAGGGCACCAATTGCGTCGACAGCCCAATCATTAAAAAGGAGGTTCCGTCTCCATCTCCGGTCTTCCTTGCTACTCGGAACCTCATCACTTTTGATGAGAAGACATTCGTGATGGTCTCTGAGTCAGACCTTGAAGGGTATAATGCGGATGGCTTGGCAGTTAATGTGGGCAGTGGTTTGTGGGAAATAAGCTTAGTATACCGTGTTCAGTTTGCCAGCCAGGCAGCATTTGCAGGGTTTTCATACCTGTGGTTGCAGTGCCGCGCCCAGAAGGACAAGGAGGCACTTGCCGAGAGCGTGGGTAGTGAGAGCTGCTCTCTTGAGGCGGAGCAGCCTGCGAACGGTCACCACTGTCTACTTCAAGGTGTCGTGGTTAATCCGTGA
- the LOC123439347 gene encoding transcription factor MYBS2-like produces the protein MEEEGGARKAVLFRLFGVEVRGAEEEEEDDAEPMELKKSTSMPNLASIGPILPRGEASASHDKGYASDDGELASTPQLKRRRRKAQERKKGIPWTEEEHRKFLEGLKQLGKGDWRGISKNFVTTRTATQVASHAQKYFLRQTNPGKKKRRASLFDVGIPAGHGYDDQLPSPHSVGTKLAPAEKILHTDHGDVPLPSYSEVIRGNNNNNTQMQADELTDHAKKRSKFPTGMSLTAMAASGLELAMSSSPSSILELSIGPPRHCAVDAIKVL, from the exons ATggaggaggagggcggcgcgaGGAAGGCGGTGCTCTTCAGGCTGTTCGGCGTCGAGGTCCGcggagcggaggaggaggaggaggatgacgcgGAGCCCATGGAGCTCAAGAAGAGCACCAGCATGCCCAACCTCGCCTCCATCGGCCCGATTCTACCGCGCGGCGAGGCCAGCGCCAGCCACGACAAGGGCTACGCCTCCGACGACGGCGAGCTGGCGTCCACGCCGCAGCTCAAGCGCCGCCGCCGCAAGGCCCAGGAGCGCAAGAAAG GGATTCCGTGGACCGAGGAGGAGCACAGGAAGTTCCTGGAGGGTCTGAAGCAGCTGGGCAAGGGGGACTGGAGAGGCATCTCCAAGAACTTCGTCACCACCAGGACGGCCACGCAGGTGGCCAGCCACGCCCAGAAGTACTTCCTCCGGCAGACCAACCCCGGCAAGAAGAAGCGCCGGGCCAGCCTCTTCGACGTCGGCATCCCCGCCGGCCACGGCTACGACGATCAG CTGCCGAGTCCTCACAGTGTTGGAACCAAGCTTGCTCCTGCCGAGAAGATACTCCACACCGACCACGGCGACGTGCCG CTACCAAGTTATTCTGAAGTCATCaggggcaacaacaacaacaacacccagATGCAG GCTGATGAACTAACTGACCATGCGAAGAAGAGATCAAAGTTCCCCACCGGAATGTCGCTGACCGCCATGGCTGCCTCCGGGCTTGAGCTGGCAATGTCTTCCTCTCCCAGCAGCATCCTGGAGCTCAGCATCGGGCCTCCTCGCCACTGCGCGGTCGATGCCATCAAGGTGCTGTGA